From the Micromonospora lupini genome, one window contains:
- the ftsZ gene encoding cell division protein FtsZ translates to MTPPHNYLAVIKVVGIGGGGVNAVNRMIEVGLKGVEFIAINTDAQALLMSDADVKLDVGRELTRGLGAGANPDVGKNAAEDHRDEIEEVLKGADMVFVTCGEGGGTGTGGAPVVANISRKLGALTIGVVTRPFSFEGKRRQVQAETGIDELRNQCDTLIVIPNDRLLALGDRNISMMDAFRTADQVLLSGVQGITDLITTPGLINLDFADVKSVMSGAGSALMGIGSARGENRAVEAAEAAISSPLLEQSMDGARGVLLSIAGGSDLGLFEINDAAQLVTDAAHPDANIIFGAVIDDALGDEVRVTVIAAGFDGGTPAYKAAEPTRKTNTNQPAPQSAPVPPPATLPAPTQSPRRVLFDDVDVPDFLKNGS, encoded by the coding sequence ATGACACCTCCGCACAACTACCTGGCGGTCATCAAGGTCGTCGGCATCGGGGGCGGCGGCGTCAACGCCGTCAACCGGATGATCGAGGTTGGGCTCAAGGGCGTCGAGTTCATCGCGATCAACACCGATGCCCAGGCGCTGCTGATGAGCGACGCCGACGTCAAGCTCGACGTCGGCCGGGAGCTGACCCGCGGTCTGGGGGCCGGGGCCAACCCGGACGTCGGCAAGAACGCCGCCGAGGACCACCGCGACGAGATCGAGGAGGTGCTCAAGGGCGCCGACATGGTCTTCGTGACCTGCGGTGAGGGCGGTGGCACGGGCACCGGCGGCGCGCCCGTGGTGGCCAACATCTCCCGCAAGCTCGGCGCGCTGACCATCGGCGTGGTGACCCGCCCGTTCTCCTTCGAGGGCAAGCGCCGCCAGGTGCAGGCCGAGACGGGGATAGACGAGCTGCGCAACCAGTGCGACACGCTCATCGTCATCCCGAACGACCGGCTGCTGGCGCTCGGTGACCGCAACATCAGCATGATGGACGCCTTCCGCACCGCCGACCAGGTGCTGCTCTCCGGTGTGCAGGGCATCACCGACCTGATCACCACCCCGGGTCTGATCAACCTGGACTTCGCCGACGTCAAGAGCGTGATGAGCGGCGCCGGCAGCGCGTTGATGGGCATCGGCAGCGCCCGCGGGGAGAACCGCGCGGTCGAGGCGGCCGAGGCGGCCATCTCCAGCCCGCTGCTGGAGCAGAGCATGGACGGCGCGCGCGGCGTGCTGCTCTCCATCGCCGGTGGCTCCGACCTGGGCCTGTTCGAGATCAACGACGCGGCCCAGCTGGTCACCGACGCGGCCCACCCGGACGCCAACATCATCTTCGGCGCGGTCATCGACGACGCGCTCGGCGACGAGGTGCGCGTGACTGTCATCGCGGCGGGCTTCGACGGTGGCACCCCGGCGTACAAGGCGGCCGAGCCGACCCGCAAGACCAACACCAACCAGCCGGCGCCGCAGAGCGCCCCGGTGCCTCCGCCGGCCACCCTGCCGGCGCCGACCCAGTCGCCGCGCCGGGTGCTCTTCGACGACGTGGACGTGCCCGACTTCCTCAAGAACGGCTCCTGA